In one Chloroflexota bacterium genomic region, the following are encoded:
- a CDS encoding zinc ribbon domain-containing protein: MPLYEYECESCGVHFEKIQSVQAEPIRQCPDCSGVVHKVFHPAGIIFKGSGWYITDSRKSTSSTVTGDSAKKETPESKPATTTPEAKPSAATTESKTETKT, encoded by the coding sequence ATGCCGTTATATGAGTACGAGTGTGAGAGTTGCGGAGTTCATTTCGAAAAAATCCAGTCCGTGCAAGCCGAACCGATTCGGCAATGTCCGGATTGTTCTGGCGTCGTTCACAAAGTTTTCCATCCAGCCGGGATCATCTTCAAGGGTTCAGGTTGGTACATCACCGATAGTCGCAAGTCCACGTCGAGCACGGTAACCGGCGACAGCGCCAAAAAAGAGACGCCCGAGTCTAAGCCGGCAACCACGACACCCGAAGCTAAACCCAGCGCCGCCACGACGGAATCGAAAACCGAAACCAAAACCTAA
- a CDS encoding diguanylate cyclase gives MLGQTHSVAESPLERELRARLAGTKPLAFLKIDMIGFRTYIEEYGYEKGDAVITMLGRVIQECLDTTLPAENFVAHLGWDEFGVITAPERAERLAQAIIARFDASIAEYYNAEARTQGFVDRVDRRGNPYRAPLMGVAIAIVSNENRALMHPLQITQIASEVRGYLRYTPNSRYAFDRRQK, from the coding sequence ATGTTAGGTCAAACACACAGCGTGGCAGAGTCGCCGCTCGAACGTGAACTGCGTGCTCGACTTGCCGGAACTAAACCATTAGCATTTTTGAAAATTGATATGATCGGTTTTAGGACCTACATCGAGGAGTACGGTTACGAAAAGGGCGATGCGGTCATCACCATGCTCGGTCGAGTGATTCAAGAGTGTCTGGACACGACTCTGCCCGCGGAGAATTTCGTCGCGCATTTGGGCTGGGATGAATTCGGCGTCATCACGGCGCCCGAACGCGCCGAGCGACTAGCGCAAGCGATCATCGCGCGTTTCGACGCGTCCATTGCCGAATATTACAACGCGGAGGCGCGCACCCAAGGGTTCGTTGATCGCGTGGATCGCCGCGGCAATCCCTACCGCGCGCCCTTGATGGGTGTCGCAATTGCGATTGTCTCGAATGAGAACCGCGCGCTGATGCATCCACTCCAGATCACCCAAATCGCATCGGAAGTGCGCGGCTATTTGCGCTACACACCGAACAGTCGCTACGCGTTTGACCGTCGCCAAAAGTAG
- a CDS encoding response regulator — translation MADLKQKILVVDDDRLIRHVISHFLETDYLVMQASSGLEGLALAQNHTPDLILLDVMLPGMDGYEVCRRLRGLSGTTNTPVIMLTALDQVDAKIRGLNAGADDYLTKPFNLDELKSRVQAHLRRSARDLSASPLTFLPGNPVIEQTLAARLASHTPFAILYIDLNHFKPFNDEYGWLKGDAVIKLLAKVIQNAVASQGSADDFVGHVGGDDFVTITTPARASHIAQQIITLFDSAMPEHYDAETRKRGYIESKDRVGLPTRFPITSVAIAIITNEQRRLEHPAQVAALAAEVKRVVKSHPGSHFAFDRRGR, via the coding sequence ATGGCGGACTTGAAACAAAAAATTTTGGTGGTTGACGATGATCGCTTGATCCGTCACGTGATCAGTCATTTCCTCGAAACGGACTATCTGGTGATGCAAGCATCCTCCGGGTTGGAGGGGCTTGCGCTCGCGCAAAACCATACGCCGGATTTGATTTTGCTCGACGTCATGTTACCCGGTATGGACGGGTACGAAGTGTGCCGCCGTTTGCGCGGGCTTTCGGGAACGACCAACACGCCGGTGATTATGCTGACCGCACTCGATCAAGTGGACGCCAAGATTCGCGGCTTGAACGCGGGCGCGGACGATTACCTGACCAAGCCGTTCAACCTCGACGAACTCAAGTCGCGTGTGCAGGCGCATTTACGGCGCAGCGCGCGCGACCTCAGCGCGAGTCCGCTCACCTTTCTGCCCGGCAACCCAGTCATCGAGCAAACGCTGGCGGCGCGTCTCGCCAGCCATACGCCATTTGCGATACTTTACATTGACCTCAATCATTTCAAACCGTTCAACGACGAGTACGGGTGGCTCAAAGGCGATGCGGTGATCAAATTACTTGCCAAAGTCATTCAGAATGCCGTCGCCTCGCAGGGCAGCGCGGACGATTTCGTCGGGCACGTGGGGGGCGATGACTTTGTGACTATAACAACGCCGGCGCGCGCGAGCCACATCGCGCAACAAATCATCACCTTGTTCGACAGCGCGATGCCGGAGCATTACGATGCCGAAACCCGCAAACGCGGGTACATCGAATCCAAAGACCGCGTGGGATTGCCCACGCGCTTTCCAATCACGAGTGTTGCGATCGCGATTATCACGAACGAACAGCGCCGACTTGAGCACCCCGCCCAGGTTGCCGCGCTTGCCGCTGAAGTCAAACGCGTCGTCAAATCACATCCCGGCAGTCATTTCGCTTTTGACCGTCGCGGGCGCTAA
- the rsmA gene encoding ribosomal RNA small subunit methyltransferase A — protein MSVRAELDAHGLAPRKKWGQNFLTDPRILESIADAAELTDTDVVLEIGPGMGHLTRVLARRARNVVAVEVDPGLTARLETEFADTPNVKIVFGDVLQAEPHAWVSRALGEIGSFKIVANLPYYITSAILRHVLQAAHKPRVMVVMVQREVAQRLIAHPPDMNLLAVSVQFFAQVQVMRVIPAGAFYPRPKVDSAVVRLDVFTAPPAHASDVRRFFQIVRAGFGTRRKQLRNALMNGLGLPSSDVLAALAQAHIEPMRRAETLTLFEWANLVRAFEAGTYGGLETKNFGG, from the coding sequence ATGAGTGTTCGCGCTGAACTGGACGCGCACGGACTCGCGCCGCGCAAAAAGTGGGGACAGAATTTTCTCACCGATCCGCGGATTCTGGAAAGCATCGCCGACGCGGCGGAACTGACCGATACGGATGTCGTGCTCGAGATCGGACCCGGCATGGGGCATCTCACGCGCGTCCTGGCGCGCCGCGCGCGGAACGTGGTCGCGGTCGAGGTAGACCCAGGATTGACGGCGCGACTCGAAACCGAATTCGCCGACACGCCGAACGTCAAGATTGTTTTCGGCGATGTGTTGCAAGCCGAACCGCACGCGTGGGTGTCACGCGCGCTCGGCGAGATTGGCTCTTTCAAAATCGTGGCGAACTTGCCGTACTATATCACCTCGGCGATCTTGCGCCACGTCTTGCAAGCCGCGCACAAACCGCGCGTCATGGTCGTGATGGTGCAACGCGAAGTAGCGCAACGCCTAATCGCGCATCCGCCAGACATGAATCTGCTGGCAGTCAGCGTCCAGTTCTTCGCGCAAGTCCAGGTGATGCGTGTGATTCCCGCTGGCGCGTTTTACCCGCGCCCCAAGGTGGACTCGGCGGTAGTGCGCTTGGATGTGTTCACCGCGCCGCCCGCGCACGCGTCCGATGTCAGGCGATTTTTCCAAATCGTGCGCGCGGGATTCGGCACGCGGCGCAAACAATTACGAAATGCCTTGATGAACGGACTGGGCTTGCCGTCGAGCGATGTGCTTGCCGCGCTCGCACAGGCGCACATCGAACCGATGCGGCGCGCCGAAACGTTGACGTTGTTCGAATGGGCGAACCTAGTTCGTGCGTTTGAAGCCGGTACCTATGGCGGACTTGAAACAAAAAATTTTGGTGGTTGA
- a CDS encoding DUF348 domain-containing protein, translating into MSSDRWSVEDWDDDVWQKPRRRFRVDAQIIVLALTLLGLAGMSIGYFSTLKPVTVLVNQQSHTILTNQSRVAGVLNDATLDLLPEDIVFPAADARIPDNQPIAVRLAQPLEISVDGEIISHRTLSATIGDALRDAGILIKPGDRIIADGYEVAATARLNPAPTILLPISIRRAVPLQVNDNGAVSTLYTTAPTLGEALLQAGLVVYLGDAVSPALGTPVSPDRQVFIRRARTATIQVDGKTIHTRTLGRTVADMLGDEGIQLISKDYAIPSATEAVREGMSVHVMRVREEFATESEAIPYETVWQADPTLEVDTHQVTQAGAQGTKKRTIRITYENGRETRRSVDREWIDAAPITHINAYGTKIVRRELTLPNGQTITYWRKVRVLATSYTAATSGKARTHPEFGVTATGMRAGVGIVAVDPRVINLRSRVYVPGYGLAVAGDTGGRITGRRVDLGYDEANLVLWYTWVDVYLLDPPPPHDQIRWVIPDTPRERTTPSR; encoded by the coding sequence TTGTCGTCTGATCGTTGGAGCGTCGAAGACTGGGACGACGACGTGTGGCAAAAGCCGCGTCGTCGTTTTCGCGTTGACGCGCAGATCATTGTCCTCGCGCTCACGCTGCTTGGCTTGGCTGGAATGAGCATCGGCTATTTCAGTACCCTCAAGCCGGTCACCGTGCTGGTCAATCAACAATCGCACACCATCCTCACGAATCAATCGCGCGTCGCCGGCGTTCTGAACGATGCGACGCTCGACCTCCTCCCCGAAGATATTGTTTTTCCCGCGGCAGACGCGCGCATTCCCGATAACCAACCGATTGCAGTACGCCTCGCGCAACCGCTCGAAATTTCCGTGGATGGCGAGATCATTTCGCATCGCACTTTAAGCGCGACGATTGGCGACGCGTTGCGCGATGCCGGCATCCTTATCAAACCTGGGGATCGCATCATCGCCGACGGTTACGAAGTCGCGGCGACGGCGCGATTGAATCCCGCGCCTACCATCTTGCTGCCGATTTCCATTCGCCGCGCCGTGCCGCTCCAAGTGAACGACAATGGCGCGGTCAGCACGCTCTACACGACCGCGCCGACCCTGGGAGAAGCATTGCTCCAAGCAGGTCTCGTCGTGTATCTCGGCGATGCCGTGTCTCCCGCGCTCGGCACGCCCGTTTCGCCGGACCGTCAAGTCTTTATTCGTCGCGCGCGCACGGCGACGATTCAGGTGGACGGCAAAACGATTCACACGCGCACCCTGGGTCGGACCGTCGCCGATATGCTCGGCGACGAAGGGATTCAACTCATCAGCAAAGATTACGCGATTCCCTCCGCCACCGAAGCCGTGCGCGAGGGCATGTCGGTCCACGTGATGCGCGTGCGCGAAGAATTCGCCACCGAGTCCGAAGCGATTCCGTACGAAACGGTGTGGCAGGCGGACCCGACGCTCGAAGTGGATACGCACCAGGTCACGCAAGCCGGCGCGCAAGGCACGAAAAAACGCACGATTCGCATCACGTACGAAAACGGTCGCGAAACGCGCCGCTCGGTAGACCGCGAATGGATTGACGCCGCGCCGATCACGCACATCAACGCGTACGGCACCAAGATCGTTCGTCGCGAATTGACGCTGCCGAATGGACAGACGATAACATATTGGCGCAAGGTGCGCGTGCTGGCTACGTCGTACACCGCCGCGACCTCCGGCAAGGCGCGCACGCATCCGGAGTTTGGCGTGACGGCAACGGGTATGCGCGCCGGCGTCGGGATCGTCGCGGTGGATCCGCGTGTCATCAACTTGCGTTCGCGCGTGTACGTGCCGGGCTATGGGCTTGCCGTCGCCGGCGACACTGGCGGACGCATCACCGGTCGCCGCGTGGATTTGGGTTACGATGAAGCGAACCTGGTTTTGTGGTACACTTGGGTGGACGTGTATCTACTCGATCCGCCTCCGCCGCACGATCAGATTCGCTGGGTCATTCCCGATACGCCGCGCGAACGCACGACTCCATCGCGGTGA
- a CDS encoding cold shock domain-containing protein, which translates to MADRIQGTVKWFNAAKGFGFIARGENVKDVFVHFSAVQMEGYRSLNEGDKVEFEVEDSPKGPQAANVTKVS; encoded by the coding sequence ATGGCAGATCGTATTCAAGGCACGGTCAAGTGGTTCAACGCCGCCAAAGGTTTTGGCTTTATCGCGCGCGGCGAGAACGTCAAGGACGTGTTTGTCCACTTTTCCGCCGTCCAGATGGAGGGCTATCGCAGTCTCAACGAAGGCGACAAGGTCGAATTCGAAGTCGAAGACAGCCCCAAGGGACCGCAAGCCGCGAACGTAACGAAAGTGTCCTAA
- a CDS encoding SPFH/Band 7/PHB domain protein: protein MLFSMALKIVREYQRLVVFRLGKCVGQRGPGLVMLVPFIETASWVDLREQVYDVPHQTTITKDNASISVDFLIYYKVVNPIDSVIQVQNFALASQGIATTTLRAVIGDIVLDDVLAQREHINTVLRTKLDEVTERWGIKVTAVEIREIVPPREIQEAMTRQMSAERTRRAVVTEAEGKKQATVTVAEGDKASAILRAEGEKQSRILAAEGYAEALERVFSAAKTIDAKTMSLQYLDTLKALGASPATKFIFPAEFTGLLKPFIGYASESMEKKD, encoded by the coding sequence ATGCTGTTCTCGATGGCGCTCAAGATTGTGCGCGAGTATCAACGCTTGGTTGTGTTTCGCTTGGGCAAGTGCGTTGGACAACGCGGACCGGGCTTGGTGATGCTCGTGCCGTTCATCGAAACGGCGAGCTGGGTGGACTTGCGCGAGCAGGTGTACGATGTGCCGCATCAAACGACCATCACCAAGGACAACGCCTCGATCTCGGTTGACTTTTTGATCTATTACAAGGTCGTCAATCCGATTGACAGCGTGATTCAAGTCCAGAACTTTGCGCTGGCGTCGCAAGGCATCGCGACGACGACGTTGCGCGCGGTGATCGGCGACATCGTGCTGGACGATGTGTTGGCGCAACGGGAGCACATCAACACCGTACTGCGGACGAAACTGGACGAAGTGACGGAACGCTGGGGCATCAAAGTGACCGCGGTCGAAATTCGTGAGATCGTGCCGCCGCGCGAAATTCAAGAGGCGATGACGCGTCAGATGTCGGCGGAACGTACGCGCCGCGCGGTCGTCACCGAAGCGGAAGGCAAGAAGCAAGCGACCGTCACCGTCGCGGAAGGCGACAAGGCATCGGCGATCTTGCGCGCGGAAGGCGAGAAGCAATCACGCATCCTCGCCGCCGAAGGGTACGCCGAGGCGCTCGAACGCGTGTTCTCCGCCGCCAAGACCATTGACGCTAAAACGATGAGTTTGCAATACCTCGACACGCTCAAGGCATTGGGCGCGAGTCCCGCGACCAAGTTCATTTTCCCCGCCGAGTTTACCGGTTTGCTCAAACCGTTCATCGGATACGCGAGTGAATCTATGGAGAAAAAGGACTAA
- a CDS encoding nodulation protein NfeD, giving the protein MLTVTGVIDTWNEGYISRGISVAEQNGAETVVILLNTPGGSLGATQNIVMRLLNARVPTIVYVSPQGAWAGSAGTFITLAGNIAAMAPGTTIGAAHPVDSNGQNIEGDMRDKVTNISVSLIQTIARERGRNEEWAANAVKNSISATAQQALDQKVIDLIATDLNDLLAKVDGKNVKTTAGQITLHTQRGGINRVDMNFAELFFHTMVDPNIALILLNIGLLAIAVELYNPGATIPAVVGGICLVLAFVALGQLPVNWGGVILIILAVAFFILDIKVTGFVLTVGGIAMFILGALLLFVPFTPPSPDVVTNVSVSPWVVFGMAGMMALFFVFVLGAAVRGHRAPVLMGAHTLVGAEGIATTALAPEGTVQLKSELWTATSQNDRIEKGQKVQVVSVDGLRLKVVKK; this is encoded by the coding sequence GTGCTTACAGTCACCGGCGTGATTGACACATGGAACGAAGGGTACATCAGTCGCGGGATCAGCGTGGCGGAACAAAATGGTGCAGAGACGGTTGTGATTCTGCTCAACACGCCGGGCGGGTCGCTCGGCGCGACGCAGAACATTGTGATGCGATTATTGAACGCACGCGTGCCGACGATTGTGTACGTGTCGCCGCAGGGCGCGTGGGCTGGGTCAGCCGGCACCTTTATCACACTCGCCGGCAATATCGCGGCGATGGCGCCGGGCACGACGATTGGCGCGGCGCATCCGGTTGATTCAAACGGGCAGAACATCGAAGGCGATATGCGCGACAAGGTCACGAACATTTCGGTCTCGCTCATCCAAACGATCGCGCGCGAACGCGGACGCAATGAAGAATGGGCGGCGAACGCGGTCAAGAATAGTATTTCGGCGACCGCGCAACAGGCGCTCGATCAAAAAGTGATTGACCTCATCGCAACGGATTTGAATGATTTGCTCGCCAAAGTGGATGGCAAAAACGTCAAGACAACCGCCGGTCAAATCACGTTGCATACGCAACGCGGCGGCATCAACCGCGTGGATATGAACTTTGCCGAATTATTCTTCCACACAATGGTAGACCCGAACATCGCACTGATCCTGCTCAATATTGGTTTGCTCGCAATCGCGGTCGAACTCTACAATCCCGGCGCAACGATTCCGGCGGTTGTCGGCGGCATCTGTTTGGTTCTCGCGTTCGTCGCGCTCGGTCAACTGCCGGTCAATTGGGGCGGCGTGATCTTGATCATTCTGGCGGTCGCTTTCTTTATTCTCGACATTAAAGTAACCGGCTTTGTGTTGACCGTCGGCGGCATCGCCATGTTCATTCTCGGCGCACTGTTATTGTTTGTGCCGTTCACGCCGCCATCTCCTGATGTGGTTACGAACGTGTCGGTATCACCCTGGGTCGTGTTCGGGATGGCGGGCATGATGGCGCTGTTTTTTGTGTTCGTACTCGGCGCGGCAGTGCGCGGGCATCGCGCGCCAGTGTTGATGGGCGCGCACACCCTCGTCGGAGCGGAAGGCATCGCGACAACGGCGCTCGCGCCCGAAGGTACCGTGCAATTGAAAAGTGAACTTTGGACGGCAACCTCGCAGAATGATCGGATCGAAAAAGGACAGAAGGTCCAAGTCGTGAGCGTGGATGGCTTGCGACTCAAAGTAGTCAAGAAATAA
- a CDS encoding N-acetylmuramoyl-L-alanine amidase, translated as MALDWCPFAVKRLIVSDNFSVGRDERSVQAVVLHIAAGPLSAVFPTFNNPARKASAHFCIGVDGTLEQYVSVNDTAYANGLSWVNNQWQNARGKVVQPTWQDIIAKTNPNLYTVSIEHEGQSDDEWTDAMYDANNRLLLWLAEQFDLAYVPHRTLIGHYEIDPVDKAKCPGPHVEYARMSAEVTAIQAAKQLKWMPINDQAALYKFAQTRNLGYPQTDEFRVTINNVNYFAQVFNLGIVYVRDGDWANVKWTKKT; from the coding sequence GTGGCGCTCGATTGGTGTCCGTTCGCAGTGAAACGTTTGATCGTTAGCGATAATTTTTCGGTTGGTCGTGATGAGCGATCGGTACAAGCGGTCGTCCTGCATATCGCGGCGGGACCGCTCTCCGCGGTGTTCCCAACGTTCAACAATCCGGCGCGCAAGGCGTCCGCGCATTTCTGCATCGGCGTGGACGGCACGCTCGAGCAGTACGTCTCGGTGAACGATACGGCGTATGCCAACGGACTATCCTGGGTCAACAACCAATGGCAGAACGCGCGCGGCAAGGTCGTGCAACCGACCTGGCAAGACATTATCGCCAAAACGAATCCGAATCTGTACACCGTCAGCATCGAGCATGAAGGTCAATCGGACGATGAGTGGACGGACGCGATGTACGACGCGAACAATCGTCTGCTTCTCTGGCTGGCGGAACAGTTCGATCTCGCGTATGTTCCGCATCGCACGTTGATCGGGCACTATGAAATTGACCCGGTGGACAAGGCAAAATGTCCGGGTCCCCACGTCGAATACGCGCGGATGTCGGCTGAAGTCACCGCGATCCAAGCCGCGAAGCAACTAAAGTGGATGCCGATCAACGACCAAGCCGCGCTCTACAAATTCGCGCAAACAAGAAACCTGGGTTATCCGCAGACCGATGAATTTCGTGTGACCATCAACAACGTGAATTACTTTGCCCAGGTGTTCAACCTCGGCATCGTGTATGTGAGAGACGGCGATTGGGCAAATGTCAAGTGGACGAAGAAAACTTGA
- a CDS encoding HAMP domain-containing protein, with amino-acid sequence MILRRLSSRLLLTYVTLIFVGVGGLIFLAGWRITSQIIEQNAHELQLQAQIIANALREPYEKFSERRSYEGRSLDSLLASYAQNVNGRVTLVDDDLNVLFTSDSNLRPHSENDHPEFVAARTGASAFDVRWDEWRNEQRLFVATPANGEHGRVFGYLQLSVPTAPIYATMAGTWLGLSAIGGIVLIVAVFASILLARHIAVPVQHLTATSERIANGHLDERVAPAGPDELTRLGVAFNRMAERVQTMIEQQREFVDNAAHELRSPLTSLRLRIEMLQAHGETDRDLTRRYLGQMAREISYLQRLVDHLLALTEVENGDPAPRRSLDLARLLYELADELEPLVQEAKLTWRMDVPEHLPNESANPEQMTIALRNLFDNAIKYTPAGGTITLAANATEKEIAIRVSDTGIGIPAESLPHIFDRFYRVDRAHSRGHGSTGIGLALVRAIVEVHGGRIAVQSRLNEGSTFTVHLPVSRISQKNKEHG; translated from the coding sequence ATGATTCTGCGTCGTTTGTCGTCGCGGCTTTTGCTCACTTACGTCACACTGATCTTTGTCGGCGTCGGCGGGTTGATTTTCCTCGCGGGCTGGCGCATCACGTCGCAAATCATCGAGCAAAACGCGCACGAGTTGCAACTGCAAGCGCAGATTATCGCGAATGCTCTGCGCGAACCGTATGAAAAATTCAGCGAGCGCCGATCGTACGAAGGACGCTCGCTCGATAGTTTGCTCGCGTCGTACGCACAAAATGTAAATGGACGCGTCACGTTGGTGGACGATGATTTGAATGTGCTCTTCACTTCGGATTCCAACCTGCGCCCGCACTCTGAAAACGATCACCCGGAATTCGTCGCCGCACGGACTGGCGCAAGCGCGTTCGACGTGCGCTGGGATGAGTGGCGCAACGAACAACGCTTGTTCGTCGCTACGCCGGCAAACGGCGAGCACGGGCGCGTGTTCGGCTATCTCCAACTCTCCGTGCCCACTGCGCCAATTTACGCGACGATGGCGGGCACATGGCTGGGTCTCAGCGCGATTGGAGGAATCGTTTTGATCGTCGCCGTGTTCGCCAGCATTCTCCTCGCGCGCCACATCGCGGTGCCGGTGCAACACCTGACCGCGACGAGCGAACGCATCGCGAACGGGCATCTCGACGAACGCGTCGCGCCGGCGGGACCCGATGAACTCACGCGCCTCGGCGTCGCGTTCAATCGGATGGCGGAACGCGTGCAAACGATGATCGAACAACAGCGCGAGTTTGTGGACAATGCCGCGCATGAATTGCGTTCGCCGCTCACGAGTCTGCGTTTGCGAATCGAAATGTTGCAGGCGCACGGCGAAACAGACCGCGACCTGACGCGCCGATACCTGGGTCAAATGGCGCGCGAAATCAGTTATTTGCAACGGCTCGTGGATCATTTGCTCGCGTTGACCGAGGTGGAGAATGGCGATCCTGCGCCGCGCAGGTCACTCGATTTGGCGCGCCTGTTGTACGAACTGGCGGACGAATTGGAACCGCTTGTGCAAGAAGCCAAACTGACTTGGCGTATGGATGTGCCGGAGCATTTGCCGAACGAGTCTGCGAATCCAGAGCAAATGACAATCGCGTTGCGAAATTTATTCGACAACGCGATCAAGTACACGCCGGCGGGCGGCACGATCACGCTCGCGGCGAACGCGACCGAAAAAGAAATCGCGATTCGTGTGAGCGATACCGGGATTGGGATTCCCGCCGAGTCCTTGCCGCACATCTTTGACCGGTTTTATCGCGTGGATCGCGCGCATTCACGCGGGCATGGGAGCACCGGCATCGGCTTGGCGCTCGTGCGCGCCATCGTCGAGGTGCACGGCGGTCGCATCGCGGTACAGAGTCGTTTGAACGAAGGAAGTACATTCACCGTGCATCTGCCGGTGTCGAGAATATCACAAAAAAATAAGGAGCATGGATGA
- a CDS encoding response regulator transcription factor produces MNASPKILLIEDDEAIAEPLIFGLQNEGLDVSHAATGAQGIALARATAPDVVLLDVMLPDMDGFAVCRALRRESAAPILMLTARGQEMDRVMGLELGADDYIVKPFSFRELIARIRAALRRRELDRGTAPASDRVTVGDLMLDRTARQVWRRGALLELSPREFDLLVVLMDHLGEAMSRQGLLDLVWGVEWVGSPRTLDVHIRWLREKIETDSGAPDYIETVRAFGYRFVDPTARGAR; encoded by the coding sequence ATGAATGCGTCCCCGAAAATTCTTTTGATCGAAGATGACGAAGCGATTGCTGAACCGTTGATTTTCGGTTTGCAGAACGAGGGCTTGGATGTTTCGCACGCGGCGACCGGCGCGCAAGGGATTGCGCTCGCGCGCGCTACCGCACCCGACGTGGTCTTGCTCGACGTGATGCTTCCCGACATGGATGGCTTTGCCGTTTGTCGCGCGTTGCGCCGCGAGTCTGCCGCGCCGATCTTGATGTTGACCGCGCGCGGGCAAGAGATGGATCGCGTGATGGGGTTGGAACTGGGGGCAGACGATTATATCGTCAAGCCATTTAGTTTTCGCGAATTGATCGCGCGCATTCGCGCGGCGTTGCGTCGGCGCGAGCTGGATCGCGGGACCGCGCCGGCGAGTGATCGCGTGACCGTCGGCGATCTGATGTTGGATCGCACCGCGCGTCAGGTGTGGCGACGCGGCGCGTTGCTCGAATTATCGCCACGCGAATTCGATTTGCTCGTCGTGTTGATGGATCATCTGGGCGAAGCGATGTCGCGCCAGGGTTTGCTCGATTTGGTCTGGGGCGTCGAGTGGGTCGGCAGTCCGCGCACGCTCGACGTGCATATTCGCTGGTTGCGCGAAAAAATCGAAACCGATTCTGGCGCGCCGGATTATATCGAAACGGTACGCGCATTCGGTTATCGCTTTGTAGATCCTACTGCGCGGGGAGCGCGTTGA
- a CDS encoding FAD:protein FMN transferase has translation MVRLEFRAMGCQMLAMVDSDHARAEQTLAQVPVWFEAWEQSLSRFRVDSELNRLNAHAGESFQVSEILGQVLEQALIAARISDGLVTPAVLNALERAGYDRNFELIQTREPASPSSIGLCQSRANLSFRAEREILFPSERRFLLAKTARRNDNDNALPSSIAPVADWRAIEYDAETRVVCLPREMRLDLGGIAKGWAADQAARRLSQVAPALVDAGGDIAISGPLANGEPWQIAVADPFNPDGDVERLVIDAGGVATSGRDYRNWKMGERVYHHIIDPHTGQPAETDVVSATVIAPSALQAETAAKVALILGHAAGMRWLNARPLLAGLLVLDDHRVVASARLDDFVWRAALATAPSYLFGS, from the coding sequence ATGGTGCGTCTCGAATTTCGCGCGATGGGTTGCCAGATGCTCGCGATGGTGGACTCGGACCACGCTCGCGCCGAGCAAACACTCGCTCAAGTTCCCGTCTGGTTCGAAGCATGGGAACAATCACTCAGCCGATTTCGCGTGGACAGCGAACTGAATCGCTTGAATGCGCACGCGGGTGAATCATTTCAAGTGAGCGAAATCCTGGGTCAAGTACTGGAGCAGGCGCTCATTGCGGCGCGGATCAGTGATGGACTCGTGACACCCGCTGTGTTGAACGCGCTCGAACGCGCGGGGTACGATCGCAATTTTGAATTGATCCAAACGCGTGAGCCGGCATCGCCATCTTCGATAGGGCTTTGTCAAAGTCGCGCCAATTTGTCATTTCGCGCGGAGCGAGAAATCTTGTTCCCGAGCGAACGGAGATTTCTCCTCGCAAAAACCGCTCGTCGAAATGACAATGACAATGCCCTACCATCTTCGATTGCCCCCGTTGCCGATTGGCGCGCGATTGAGTACGACGCCGAGACGCGCGTGGTGTGCCTGCCGCGTGAGATGCGGCTCGACCTGGGTGGCATCGCGAAAGGATGGGCGGCGGATCAAGCCGCGCGGCGTTTGTCCCAGGTCGCGCCCGCGCTTGTGGATGCCGGCGGCGACATCGCGATCAGCGGACCACTGGCGAACGGCGAGCCGTGGCAAATCGCGGTTGCCGATCCTTTCAATCCCGATGGCGATGTCGAGCGACTGGTGATTGACGCGGGCGGCGTTGCCACATCGGGACGCGATTATCGCAATTGGAAAATGGGCGAGCGCGTGTACCATCACATCATTGATCCGCACACCGGACAACCGGCGGAGACGGATGTGGTAAGCGCGACGGTCATCGCGCCAAGCGCGCTTCAAGCCGAAACCGCCGCCAAGGTCGCGTTGATTCTGGGACACGCTGCTGGAATGCGTTGGCTCAACGCGCGACCGCTCCTCGCCGGGCTATTGGTCTTGGATGATCACCGCGTGGTGGCAAGCGCGCGATTGGATGATTTCGTTTGGCGCGCCGCGTTGGCGACCGCGCCCAGTTATCTTTTCGGGAGTTGA